Proteins encoded within one genomic window of Brassica rapa cultivar Chiifu-401-42 chromosome A09, CAAS_Brap_v3.01, whole genome shotgun sequence:
- the LOC103843152 gene encoding uncharacterized protein LOC103843152 — MYFFGLSKEEVLSQKHDVPYKETFNQNPVTLFGRQVYPVNSNSSNSVDGSMKMKDIDLRLPADHYAYVETGFHSASEANKEREALDTNWSGKRDPRIVIDLEELPTTEDEDSVSYVPETEPSCLAGQISSNSLKVVGQSRVEDGSAGLLDLNTTPDELVSEPHLCFLQDLNCPYVEETETSCEKSGVDDGPTSHSSPKCQNVHEKDGTESPASDTSCCTTENNLRRGSLDPSCRTRLEFPELPENECCNEGVEEEEEFSEVMLMAAESLVHISAVSYQNKDKPKKGNVEPRCFSCDSYELHTLGISETNTEEEFCVSSMAMDKLNNITREDNKEFGLKLRRGRRMKHFQKEVLPSLTSLSRHEIREDMNILEAVFRSREYKKMQGKTRDVKLGANLRNKRLVSQRYVGKRR, encoded by the exons ATGTACTTCTTCGGTTTGTCCAAAGAAGAAGTGTTGTCACAGAAACATGATGTACCGTATAAAGAGACTTTTAATCAGAATCCAGTCACTCTGTTTGGGAGACAG GTGTATCCGGTGAATAGCAATAGCTCCAACTCTGTTGATGGGTCTATGAAGATGAAAGATATTGATCTTCGGCTTCCTGCAGATCATTATGCTTATGTAGAGACTGGATTTCATTCAGCGTCTGAAGCTAATAAGGAGAGAGAAGCGTTAGACACAAACTGGAGTGGCAAGAGAGACCCAAGAATTGTTATTGATCTTGAAGAGCTTCCCACAACAGAGGATGAAGATTCTGTTAGCTATGTTCCTGAAACAGAACCGTCATGCTTAGCTGGTCAGATCAGCTCAAACAGTCTGAAGGTGGTGGGTCAATCTCGTGTAGAAGATGGTAGTGCAGGTTTACTAGATCTTAATACAACCCCGGATGAGTTGGTGTCCGAGCCTCACTTGTGTTTCTTACAAGATCTCAACTGTCCTTACGTCGAAGAGACTGAAACAAGCTGCGAGAAGAGTGGAGTAGATGATGGTCCTACGTCACATAGCTCTCCTAAATGCCAAAATGTACATGAAAAGGACGGTACAGAGTCTCCAGCTTCAGATACTTCTTGCTGCACCACTGAAAACAACTTAAGAAGAGGTTCACTGGATCCTTCTTGCCGTACCAGGCTTGAGTTTCCTGAATTACCAGAGAACGAATGTTGTAATGAGggggtggaggaggaggaagagttcTCTGAAGTTATGCTAATGGCAGCTGAATCATTAGTCCACATATCAGCAGTTTCATATCAAAATAAAGACAAACCAAAGAAGGGTAACGTGGAACCAAGATGTTTCTCATGTGATTCATATGAGCTACACACGTTAGGAATAAGCGAAACCAACACGGAAGAAGAGTTCTGCGTGTCATCAATGGCTATGGATAAGCTTAATAACATCACAAGAGAGGACAACAAAGAGTTTGGACTCAAGCTGAGAAGAGGGAGGAGAATGAAGCACTTTCAGAAGGAGGTACTCCCTAGCTTAACGTCGCTCTCTAGGCACGAGATACGCGAAGACATGAACATCTTGGAAGCGGTTTTTAGATCAAGAGAGTACAAGAAGATGCAGGGGAAAACGAGAGATGTTAAACTTGGAGCAAACCTGAGAAACAAACGTTTAGTGTCACAGAGGTACGTTGGTAAAAGAAGGTGA
- the LOC117128068 gene encoding uncharacterized protein LOC117128068, which produces MNPDPGLSMVSEHSHPLDSAFPDSTSNSEWRDEMMALLIKWRAEDKERFMKWRAEDQERQLKYDNLRQTLPQMTMKTDLDPVEKTHKPSGNFVEQMMCDPPDKALDGDRFGFADGDSQVHNTFIPKRYEDLKRYGGIRFRRIPIKLIYHKARFKKRKRRLIRGKRELSVSQKLKISTNSLRLVVKSVRTKKQYHRKKRATQIKLAEACKSLGMFCESSGYRDTKRHFQIRLGTRKIWETGVKRETHPFVYGFTSHTPMDIDGHVDTWIGDQSIFAEELKALDHDDNDAVMESLQYETSVVSEFKEMAKCKRHKVQQKWGKRGFHKVRFKVILHQRNKVAAEKVTKGGEPFKLGNSESLHTRRSKYTRRLFVKWCYFKARKRKQYKMGFIAQIEHVLPDSSHENQTRGQGRKIYPGGFQFPQWPQFIKSCSKIYHVSGSANLQTEETGESHKSIQFELSLFNGKIKGKPPEGDSENRREALEYKVSVSENGGSNLELIGGNGTDNFSFSIYVKQQTGRLVKTFCGRQLLEFCLAVQVWEPGGKSDKDVQLVDVHYQFINGREWDFLESVEELSKVEPRPPEMIKPKNLVSLLDTGALVTELIEDCNTDALMVTASIVHQLEDKLVLHRGSIDKRAELEKSKVEQLREVEEWLAHALQAVGQEMQRRVYKNRLRLRRVLAQVGELENLSLVEACEGTYAGISYTGAAVGDVWDIIAHIKKFLEIENGFGVEINMGSWNFVTKGATWCSVTRFWFKISGCYYIFKVENHSISVSTYEAFQSPRPPELILFIVRFRQWKSKKLESGVVENKTRAMLSSNDRTWSQVYGAFPGIIFWRTWCRKLIEDQSRVGILIAEMASLTKVAGAVLQGLSLWILAEEQVQGGGIEEEILRILNRVTALLLEIAYANLRTSRISNGGVLISTNGPREMVIGLLKLSSQ; this is translated from the exons ATGAACCCTGATCCGGGTTTAtcaatggtatcagagcacagTCATCCTCTTGACAGTGCGTTTCCGGATTCAACATCGAACTCCGAATGGAGGGATGAGATGATGGCTCTATTGATCAAATGGAGAGCTGAAGATAAAGAGCGATTCATGAAATGGAGAGCTGAAGATCAGGAGCGCCAGCTTAAATATGATAATCTGCGCCAGACATTACCGCAGATGACGATGAAGACTGATCTCGATCCGGTGGAGAAGACTCACAAACCATCGGGGAATTTCGTCGAGCAGATGATGTGCGACCCTCCAGACAAAGCACTTGACGGAGATCGATTTGGGTTCGCGGATGGTGATTCTCAAGTTCATAACACATTTATCCCTAAAAGGTATGAAGATCTAAAACGCTATGGAGGTATCAGGTTCAGAAGGATTCCGATCAAGCTAATCTACCACAAGGCTAGGTTTAAGAAACGGAAAAGACGGCTAATAAGGGGGAAACGCGAGCTTTCGGTTTCACAAAAACTGAAGATATCAACAAACTCTTTGCGTTTGGTTGTGAAGAGTGTGAGAACGAAGAAACAGTACCACCGGAAGAAGAGAGCCACACAGATTAAACTCGCAGAAGCTTGTAAGAGTTTAGGAATGTTCTGTGAATCTTCAGGTTATAGGGATACTAAAAGGCATTTTCAGATCCGTCTGGGAACAAGAAAGATCTGGGAGACAGGAGTGAAGCGAGAGACTCATCCCTTTGTGTATGGGTTTACTTCTCATACTCCTATGGATATTGATGGTCATGTTGATACGTGGATAGGAGATCAAAGTATCTTTGCTGAGGAGCTTAAGGCGCTAGATCATGATGATAATGATGCTGTGATGGAGTCTTTGCAATATGAAACGTCAGTGGTGTCTGAATTCAAGGAAATGGCCAAGTGTAAGCGCCATAAAGTTCAACAAAAGTGGGGAAAACGAGGGTTTCATAAGGTTCGGTTCAAGGTTATACTTCACCAAAGAAATAAAGTTGCAGCTGAGAAAGTTACAAAAGGTGGAGAACCTTTCAAGCTGGGAAATTCAGAATCGCTTCACACAAGAAGATCCAAATACACAAGAAGGCTCTTTGTCAAATGGTGCTACTTTAAGGCCAGGAAGCGTAAACAGTATAAAATGGGTTTTATTGCTCAGATTGAGCATGTGCTGCCTGACAGTAGTCATGAGAATCAAACTAGAGGGCAGGGAAGGAAAATTTACCCTGGTGGTTTTCAGTTTCCACAATGGCCACAATTTATCAAGAGTTGCAGTAAGATTTACCATGTTTCTGGTAGTGCTAATCTACAAACCGAAGAAACAGGGGAATCTCACAAAAGTATCCAGTTCGAGTTGTCTCTTTTCAATGGTAAAATAAAAGGTAAACCCCCAGAAGGTGATTCAGAAAACAGAAGAGAAGCATTAGAGTATAAAGTCTCTGTTAGTGAAAATGGTGGGTCTAACTTGGAGTTGATTGGTGGAAATGGGACTGACAATTTCAGCTTCTCTATATATGTGAAGCAACAGACCGGGAGGCTTGTGAAGACTTTTTGTGGGAGACAACTTTTGGAATTTTGTTTGGCTGTTCAAGTATGGGAACCTGGTGGGAAGTCAGATAAAGATGTTCAACTTGTCGATGTTCATTATCAGTTCATCAATGGAAGAGAATGGGATTTTTTGGAGAGTGTTGAGGAATTGAGTAAGGTGGAACCAAGACCACCAGAAATGATTAAGCCCAAAAATTTGGTTTCTCTCCTTGATACTGGTGCGTTAGTGACGGAACTGATCGAGGATTGCAACACTGATGCGCTCATGGTAACGGCTTCTATCGTTCATCAACTTGAGGACAAGTTGGTTCTCCACCGGGGGAGTATTGATAAGAGGGCAGAGTTAGAAAAGAGCAAGGTTGAGCAACTGAGAGAAGTAGAAGAATGGCTTGCGCATGCATTGCAGGCTGTAGGGCAGGAAATGCAGAGAAGGGTTTATAAGAACCGGTTAAGGCTGAGAAGGGTTCTTGCTCAGGTAGGAGAACTTGAAAATCTGAGTTTGGTAGAAGCATGTGAAGGGACTTATGCAGGGATTTCCTATACGGGTGCGGCTGTTGGAGATGTATGGGATATCATAGCTCATATCAAGAAGTTCTTGGAGATTGAGAATGGGTTTGGAGTTGAGATTAATATGGGGTCGTGGAACTTTGTTACAAAAG GAGCAACGTGGTGTTCAGTGACAAGGTTTTGGTTCAAGATATCAGGCTGCTACTATATATTCAAAGTTGAGAACCATTCAATTTCAGTCTCTACGTATGAAGCGTTTCAGTCACCAAGACCACCGGAGCTGATTCTGTTCATAGTGAGATTTAGGCAGTGGAAGTCAAAGAAGCTAGAATCCGGGGTAGTAGAGAACAAAACTCGAGCTATGTTGAGTTCAAACGACAGGACTTGGTCACAAGTGTATGGTGCTTTTCCCGGCATCATATTTTGGAGGACTTGGTGCAGGAAGCTTATTGAAGATCAGTCAAGGGTGGGCATTCTCATAGCTGAAATGGCATCACTTACCAAAGTTGCTGGAGCTGTCTTGCAAGGACTGAGTTTATGGATTCTAGCCGAAGAGCAGGTGCAAGGTGGAGGAATTGAGGAGGAGATATTGAGGATACTCAACAGGGTTACTGCTCTCCTTCTAGAGATTGCTTATGCCAACTTGAGGACAAGTCGGATCTCTAACGGGGGAGTATTGATAAGCACTAACGGGCCTCGGGAGATGGTTATTGGGCTTCTGAAGTTATCAAGTCAATAA
- the LOC103843153 gene encoding protein NRT1/ PTR FAMILY 6.3, with protein MSLPETKTQTLLDAWDFQGRPADRSKTGGWASAAMILCIEAVERLTTLGIGVNLVTYLTGTMHLGNATAANTVTNFLGTSFMLCLLGGFIADTFLGRYLTIAIFAAIQATGVSILTLSTIIPGLRPPRCDPTTSSHCVQASGIQLTVLYLALYLTALGTGGVKASVSGFGSDQFDDTEPKERSQMTYFFNRFFFCINVGSLMAVTVLVYIQDDVGRKWGYGICALAIVLSLSIFLAGTNRYRFKKLIGSPMTQVATVLVAAWRNRRLELPSDPSFLYDLDDVIAAEGSMKSKQKLPHTNQFRSLDKAAIKDQEMAMTQNVYNKWTLSTVTDIEEVKQIVRMLPIWATCILFWTVHAQLTTLSVAQSETMDRHIGSFEIPPAAMAVFYIGGLLLTTAVYDRLAIPLCKKLFNYPHGLRPLQRIGLGLLLAAMGMAVAALVEIKRLRTAHAHGPTVKTLPLGFSLLIPQYLIVGIGEALIYTGQLDFFLRECPKGMKTMSTGLLLSTLALGFFFSSVLVTIVEKVTDKAHPWIADDLNKGRLYNFYWLVAVIVALNFLVFLVFSKWYVYKEKRLADLGIELEDELDIPMGH; from the exons ATGTCTCTACCTGAAACTAAAACACAAACCCTTCTCGATGCTTGGGACTTCCAAGGCCGCCCAGCCGATCGTTCTAAGACCGGTGGATGGGCCAGCGCCGCCATGATTCTCT GTATTGAGGCGGTGGAGCGGTTGACGACGTTAGGTATCGGCGTTAACCTAGTGACGTATTTGACGGGAACTATGCATTTAGGCAATGCAACGGCGGCTAACACCGTCACAAACTTCCTCGGAACTTCGTTCATGCTCTGTCTCCTCGGTGGCTTCATAGCGGACACTTTTCTTGGAAG GTACCTAACCATTGCTATATTCGCCGCTATCCAAGCCACA GGTGTTTCGATCTTAACCCTCTCAACTATCATACCGGGACTGAGACCACCAAGATGCGATCCAACGACCTCGTCTCATTGCGTACAAGCGAGTGGAATACAACTTACGGTCCTATACTTAGCCTTATACCTTACGGCCCTAGGAACTGGAGGAGTGAAGGCAAGCGTCTCCGGTTTTGGGTCAGACCAATTCGATGACACTGAACCGAAAGAACGGTCACAAATGACATATTTCTTCAACCGTTTCTTCTTTTGTATCAACGTCGGTTCTCTTATGGCCGTGACGGTCCTTGTCTACATACAAGATGATGTTGGACGTAAATGGGGCTATGGCATTTGCGCGTTGGCAATCGTGCTTTCACTAAGCATTTTCTTGGCCGGCACTAATCGCTACCGGTTCAAGAAGTTGATTGGTAGCCCGATGACGCAAGTTGCGACGGTTCTTGTGGCGGCGTGGAGGAATAGGCGGCTCGAGTTGCCATCGGACCCGTCGTTTCTATATGACTTGGACGATGTTATTGCGGCTGAAGGTTCGATGAAGAGTAAACAAAAGTTGCCGCATACCAATCAGTTCCG GTCATTGGACAAAGCAGCGATAAAGGACCAAGAAATGGCAATGACCCAAAACGTATACAACAAATGGACACTATCAACAGTAACTGATATTGAGGAAGTGAAACAAATTGTACGGATGTTACCAATTTGGGCAACATGCATCCTCTTTTGGACTGTCCATGCTCAACTAACGACATTATCGGTCGCGCAGTCCGAGACCATGGACCGTCACATTGGGAGCTTTGAGATCCCTCCAGCCGCAATGGCCGTATTCTATATCGGTGGCCTCCTCCTAACCACCGCCGTCTACGACCGTCTCGCGATTCCCTTATGCAAAAAGCTATTCAACTACCCCCACGGTCTGAGACCTCTTCAACGCATTGGTTTGGGTCTCTTACTTGCAGCCATGGGTATGGCCGTAGCTGCTTTGGTCGAGATCAAACGTCTTAGAACAGCACATGCCCACGGTCCAACAGTCAAAACCCTTCCTCTAGGGTTTTCTCTACTCATCCCACAATACCTTATTGTGGGTATCGGCGAGGCGTTGATCTACACAGGACAGCTAGATTTTTTCTTGAGAGAGTGTCCTAAAGGTATGAAAACAATGAGCACGGGTTTATTGTTGAGCACATTGGCTTTAGGGTTTTTCTTCAGCTCGGTTCTCGTAACCATCGTTGAGAAAGTCACTGATAAAGCTCATCCGTGGATAGCTGATGATCTCAACAAGGGCCGTCTATACAATTTCTATTGGCTTGTGGCAGTAATTGTTGCTTTGAACTTCCTCGTTTTCCTTGTTTTCTCCAAGTGGTACGTCTACAAGGAGAAGAGACTAGCTGACCTTGGGATTGAGTTGGAAGACGAGCTAGACATTCCCATGGGTCATTGA
- the LOC103843154 gene encoding plasma membrane-associated cation-binding protein 2-like, producing the protein MANVEVEQVIAPAAENVEVPTKTVEEPVVVTEQAEEVVASAPAPAAVTEQESEAPVEETSKEVVVDEAEKKDQETEKKPEEPKVEEEEEKTETPVVVEEAKTEEKEEVTETPAVVEEEKKAEAQGVVAAGEVAAEKTEE; encoded by the exons ATGGCCAACGTTGAG GTTGAACAAGTGATTGCTCCAGCAGCAGAGAACGTTGAGGTACCAACCAAGACAGTGGAGGAGCCAGTTGTGGTTACCGAACAGGCGGAAGAAGTCGTGGCCTCTGCTCCTGCTCCAGCCGCCGTAACTGAACAAGAATCCGAAGCACCAGTCGAAGAAACGAGCAAAGAAGTGGTTGTGGATGAGGCAGAGAAAAAAGATCAAGAAACTGAGAAGAAACCAGAGGAGCCAAAggtagaggaggaagaagagaagacagAAACTCCGGTCGTTGTGGAGGAGGCAAAAACAGAAGAGAAGGAGGAGGTGACTGAAACTCCGGCGGTtgtggaggaggagaagaaggctgaGGCACAGGGAGTTGTGGCTGCTGGTGAAGTAGCCGCCGAGAAGACCGAGGAGTAA